A region of Thermodesulfobacteriota bacterium DNA encodes the following proteins:
- a CDS encoding DUF1801 domain-containing protein: MTIDEYMAGVPPERRGRIEELIGHVRAWYPGVMISVKNGMPTLETAGGWVAVANRKDYISFYTCDTGHIALYKEGHPGIKSGKGCLNFRDRDEIDFDALKAVVRSAMTSSSRV, translated from the coding sequence GTGACGATAGACGAATACATGGCGGGCGTCCCGCCCGAAAGGCGGGGCAGGATCGAGGAGCTCATAGGGCACGTGAGGGCATGGTATCCGGGCGTCATGATATCCGTAAAGAACGGCATGCCGACGCTCGAGACGGCCGGCGGCTGGGTGGCGGTGGCCAACCGGAAAGATTACATATCGTTCTACACGTGCGATACCGGCCACATCGCCCTCTACAAGGAAGGGCATCCCGGTATCAAGTCGGGCAAGGGCTGCCTCAATTTCAGGGACAGGGACGAGATAGACTTCGACGCGCTGAAGGCCGTCGTCAGGAGCGCGATGACTTCTTCATCCCGGGTTTGA